One Flavobacterium sp. 90 DNA segment encodes these proteins:
- a CDS encoding formimidoylglutamase translates to MEFDFLEPVNEGVLKFISSLSSQELGSKIVLHTQDQFPDISRISIAIVGVLEDRRSSDMINNVDLTAVRKKIYSMFPGNWDASIADLGDILAGDSVEDTYFAVKKVTSTLIKNKVIPIVLGGSQDLTYAMYRAYDDLEQMVNMVSVDNKFDFGKENETVSANSFLTKIIIDEPNNLFNYCNIGYQTYYNSQEEIDLIEKLFFDAYRLGEISNKIALAEPVFRDADLVSIDLNSVKSSASGNNVYFEPNGFNGKEICSLARYAGISDKVSSFGVFNHNSTAQEAGIIAQIVWYFIEGYHYRSKEYPFGSRTNYLKYIVPLEEEELIFYKSDKTERWWIEIPYESNGHNKLKRNTLLPCSYDEYLSACNQELPERWWKAQRKNAL, encoded by the coding sequence ATGGAATTTGATTTTCTAGAACCAGTTAACGAAGGAGTTTTAAAATTCATTAGTTCGTTGTCTTCACAAGAATTGGGAAGCAAAATAGTTTTGCATACCCAAGATCAATTTCCTGATATTAGCAGAATAAGCATTGCTATTGTTGGTGTTTTAGAAGACCGTCGCAGCAGTGATATGATTAATAACGTAGATCTTACGGCAGTTCGTAAAAAGATTTACAGTATGTTTCCTGGTAATTGGGATGCGTCGATTGCAGACCTTGGAGATATACTTGCCGGAGATTCTGTAGAGGACACTTATTTTGCAGTAAAAAAAGTAACTTCTACATTAATTAAGAATAAAGTGATTCCTATAGTCCTAGGAGGTTCCCAGGATTTGACCTATGCAATGTATCGTGCTTATGACGATTTAGAGCAAATGGTAAACATGGTTTCTGTAGATAATAAATTTGATTTCGGAAAAGAAAATGAAACTGTTTCGGCAAATTCTTTTTTGACTAAAATCATTATAGATGAGCCTAATAATCTCTTTAATTATTGTAATATAGGATATCAGACGTATTACAACTCGCAGGAAGAAATTGATTTGATCGAAAAATTATTTTTTGATGCTTATCGTTTAGGTGAAATTTCAAATAAGATAGCTTTAGCAGAACCCGTTTTTAGAGATGCTGATTTAGTTAGTATTGATTTGAATTCGGTAAAGTCTTCTGCTTCAGGGAATAATGTTTATTTTGAGCCAAATGGTTTCAATGGAAAAGAGATTTGTTCTTTGGCGAGATATGCTGGAATTAGTGATAAAGTTTCCTCTTTTGGAGTGTTTAATCATAATAGCACAGCGCAGGAAGCTGGAATAATTGCACAGATTGTTTGGTATTTTATAGAAGGATATCATTACCGATCAAAAGAGTATCCGTTTGGTAGCAGAACGAACTATTTAAAATATATTGTTCCGCTTGAAGAAGAAGAATTAATTTTTTATAAAAGTGATAAAACAGAACGTTGGTGGATAGAAATTCCTTACGAATCTAACGGTCACAATAAATTAAAAAGAAATACGTTATTACCGTGTTCCTACGACGAATATCTCTCGGCTTGCAACCAAGAATTGCCTGAGAGATGGTGGAAAGCACAAAGAAAAAATGCTTTATGA
- the topA gene encoding type I DNA topoisomerase has product MAKNLVIVESPAKAKTIEKFLGSDFQVESSYGHIADLPSKEIGVDVENGFKPKYEVSPDKKALVSKLKTLSKNAEMVWLASDEDREGEAISWHLAEELKLDTKKTKRIVFHEITKTAILKAIENPREIDYNLVNAQQARRVLDRLVGYELSPVLWRKIKGGLSAGRVQSVSVRLIVEREREIQNFNAVASYSIVAEFVNEAGKTFKAKLPKNFNTKKEAEDFLNQNIGSQYKVADLETKPTKKSPTAPFTTSTLQQEAARKLYLPVGITMQLAQRLYEAGLITYMRTDSVNLSAEAMSAAEAEIIKSYGKEFSKPRTFANKSKGAQEAHEAIRPTDMSRHTVNIDRDQARLYDLIWKRTLASQMSDAQLERTNVKIEANNHSEIFTASGEVLLFEGFLKVYLEGHDDDEEEQEGMLPALKVNEKLVNNYITATERYSRPPARYTEASLVKKLEELGIGRPSTYAPTISTIINRNYVEKGTLEGQERNYTQLTLQANKVGEKLLKENTGSDKGKLVPTDIGTIVTDFLVKNFGNILDYNFTAKVEQDFDEIAEGNIDWAIMMQEFYNKFHPNVKEVEANAERESGERILGKDADGRQVSVRLGKFGPMAQIGEADDEDKKFASLMSDQNIGNITLEEALNLFLLPKNLGEYKGEEVEVSNGRYGPYVRHGSVFISLPKGEDPLSLSKERAQELIDEKAIADAPIAVYRGEGVQKGVGRFGPFIKWNGLFVNVSKKYNFDNLSQQDVEELIEDKLQKNIDKVLHNWEDEGILVEKARWGRSVITKGKIKIELSKDVDATKLTLEEVQEMIAKKTPAKKTPAKKATTTKKAPAKKAAAKKK; this is encoded by the coding sequence ATGGCAAAGAATTTAGTAATAGTGGAGTCACCTGCAAAGGCGAAAACGATAGAGAAATTTCTAGGAAGTGATTTTCAGGTAGAGTCAAGTTACGGACATATAGCAGATTTACCATCAAAGGAAATAGGCGTAGATGTAGAAAATGGATTTAAACCTAAGTACGAAGTTTCTCCAGACAAAAAAGCTTTAGTAAGTAAACTGAAAACACTATCTAAGAATGCCGAAATGGTTTGGCTAGCAAGCGATGAGGACCGCGAGGGTGAGGCTATATCATGGCACTTGGCGGAAGAATTAAAACTAGATACTAAAAAAACAAAGCGAATTGTTTTTCACGAAATTACAAAGACAGCGATTCTTAAAGCAATCGAGAATCCAAGAGAAATAGATTATAATTTAGTAAACGCACAACAAGCGCGTCGTGTTTTAGATCGTTTAGTAGGTTATGAATTGTCTCCTGTTTTATGGAGAAAAATCAAAGGCGGACTTTCTGCCGGACGTGTTCAGTCAGTTTCAGTTCGTTTAATTGTTGAGAGAGAACGCGAAATTCAAAACTTTAATGCAGTTGCGAGTTATTCTATCGTAGCAGAATTTGTAAATGAGGCAGGAAAAACTTTCAAAGCCAAATTGCCAAAGAATTTCAATACAAAAAAAGAAGCCGAAGATTTTTTAAATCAAAACATCGGATCACAATATAAGGTAGCAGATTTAGAAACTAAACCTACCAAAAAATCACCAACAGCACCATTTACAACTTCTACTTTGCAACAAGAAGCAGCCAGAAAATTGTATTTGCCAGTTGGAATCACAATGCAGCTTGCGCAGCGTTTGTACGAAGCCGGACTTATTACTTATATGAGAACGGATAGTGTGAATCTTTCTGCTGAAGCAATGAGCGCTGCAGAAGCTGAAATCATAAAATCATACGGAAAAGAATTTTCGAAACCTCGAACTTTTGCTAACAAAAGCAAGGGAGCTCAAGAGGCGCACGAAGCAATTCGTCCTACAGATATGTCTCGTCATACGGTAAATATTGATCGTGACCAGGCGCGTTTGTATGATTTGATCTGGAAAAGAACATTGGCATCTCAAATGAGTGATGCACAATTAGAAAGAACAAACGTAAAAATTGAAGCGAATAATCACAGTGAAATTTTTACAGCTTCGGGTGAAGTTTTACTTTTTGAAGGATTTCTAAAAGTATATTTAGAAGGTCATGATGACGATGAAGAAGAACAAGAAGGAATGTTGCCTGCATTAAAAGTAAACGAAAAATTAGTTAACAACTATATTACAGCAACCGAAAGATATTCAAGACCACCAGCAAGATATACAGAAGCTTCGTTGGTTAAGAAATTAGAAGAACTAGGAATTGGACGTCCGTCTACGTACGCACCAACTATTTCGACTATCATCAACAGAAATTATGTTGAAAAAGGAACTCTTGAAGGTCAGGAACGTAATTATACTCAACTTACTTTGCAAGCCAATAAAGTAGGTGAGAAGTTGCTAAAAGAAAATACAGGTTCAGATAAAGGAAAATTAGTTCCAACAGATATCGGTACAATTGTAACAGATTTCTTAGTGAAGAACTTCGGAAATATTCTGGATTATAATTTTACTGCAAAAGTAGAGCAGGATTTCGATGAGATTGCCGAAGGAAATATTGACTGGGCAATCATGATGCAAGAGTTCTACAATAAATTTCATCCAAATGTAAAAGAGGTTGAAGCAAATGCAGAACGTGAAAGTGGAGAAAGAATTCTTGGTAAAGATGCTGACGGAAGACAAGTTTCTGTTCGTTTAGGAAAATTTGGACCAATGGCTCAAATTGGAGAAGCTGATGATGAAGATAAAAAGTTTGCCAGTTTAATGTCTGATCAAAATATCGGAAACATTACACTTGAAGAAGCTTTAAATTTATTTTTATTGCCTAAAAACTTAGGAGAATATAAAGGAGAAGAAGTAGAAGTTAGTAATGGCCGTTATGGACCTTATGTACGTCACGGAAGCGTGTTCATTTCTTTGCCAAAAGGAGAAGATCCATTAAGTCTTTCTAAAGAAAGAGCGCAGGAATTAATTGACGAAAAAGCTATTGCTGATGCGCCAATTGCTGTTTACAGAGGCGAAGGAGTTCAGAAAGGTGTGGGACGTTTTGGTCCATTCATCAAATGGAATGGTCTTTTTGTTAACGTAAGTAAAAAATACAATTTTGATAATTTATCACAACAAGATGTTGAAGAACTGATTGAAGATAAATTACAAAAAAATATAGATAAAGTACTTCATAATTGGGAAGACGAAGGGATTTTGGTTGAAAAAGCGCGTTGGGGACGCTCGGTTATTACAAAAGGTAAAATCAAAATTGAATTAAGCAAAGATGTTGATGCGACAAAATTGACATTAGAAGAAGTTCAGGAAATGATTGCCAAAAAAACACCGGCAAAGAAAACACCAGCAAAAAAAGCAACAACAACCAAAAAAGCTCCAGCTAAAAAAGCAGCTGCAAAAAAGAAATAA
- the miaB gene encoding tRNA (N6-isopentenyl adenosine(37)-C2)-methylthiotransferase MiaB translates to MEKIIEESKQGESLVLENKPENTKKLFIESYGCAMNFSDSEVVASILSINGYNTTQTLEDADLVLVNTCSIRDKAEQTIRKRLEKYNAVKRINPKMKVGVLGCMAERLKSQFLEEEKIVDLVVGPDAYKDLPNLLAEVEEGRDAINVILSKEETYGDISPVRLMSNGITALVSITRGCDNMCTFCVVPFTRGRERSREPQSIMKEIQDLWDKGFKEITLLGQNVDSYLWYGGGLKKDFVNATEMQKATAVDFDQLLEMVAVGFPKMRIRFSTSNPQDMHESILHVIAKYPNICKHIHLPVQSGSDRILKEMNRLHTREEYMTLIDKIKAIIPNASISQDMIAGFPTETEQDHQDTMSLMEYVKYNFGYMYSYSERPGTLAGRKMEDDVPEETKARRLQEIVDLQQKHAWFRSEEFVGQIVEVLVEKVSKKSTEEFSGRNSQSITVVFPKENYKIGDFVNVKITSCTSGTLKGEAVGLSAMN, encoded by the coding sequence ATGGAAAAGATTATTGAGGAAAGCAAACAGGGCGAAAGTCTTGTTCTAGAGAATAAACCTGAGAATACTAAAAAACTTTTTATAGAAAGTTACGGTTGTGCGATGAATTTTTCGGACAGTGAAGTCGTAGCTTCCATCTTATCAATAAACGGATATAATACTACTCAAACTCTTGAAGATGCGGATTTAGTTTTGGTAAATACTTGCTCGATTCGAGATAAGGCGGAGCAAACTATTCGTAAACGTCTGGAGAAATATAATGCAGTAAAACGTATTAACCCAAAGATGAAAGTGGGCGTTTTGGGCTGTATGGCCGAGCGTTTGAAAAGCCAATTTCTCGAAGAAGAAAAAATAGTAGATCTTGTTGTTGGTCCTGATGCATACAAAGATTTACCAAATTTATTAGCGGAAGTTGAGGAAGGTCGCGATGCTATTAATGTAATTTTATCAAAAGAGGAAACTTACGGAGATATTTCGCCTGTTCGTTTAATGAGCAACGGAATTACGGCGCTGGTTTCGATCACTCGTGGTTGCGATAATATGTGTACTTTTTGCGTTGTACCTTTTACTCGCGGTCGTGAGCGTAGTCGTGAACCTCAAAGTATTATGAAGGAAATTCAGGATTTATGGGATAAAGGCTTTAAGGAAATTACACTTTTAGGACAAAACGTTGATAGTTACCTTTGGTACGGTGGCGGTTTGAAAAAAGATTTCGTAAATGCTACTGAAATGCAAAAAGCAACAGCGGTTGATTTTGATCAATTGCTTGAAATGGTTGCTGTTGGTTTCCCAAAAATGCGTATTAGATTTTCGACTTCTAATCCGCAGGATATGCACGAAAGCATCTTGCATGTTATTGCAAAATATCCAAATATCTGTAAACATATTCACTTGCCGGTTCAGTCTGGAAGTGACCGTATTCTAAAAGAAATGAATCGTTTGCATACTCGCGAAGAATATATGACTTTGATTGATAAGATTAAAGCTATTATTCCGAATGCTTCGATTTCGCAAGATATGATTGCCGGTTTCCCAACAGAAACTGAGCAAGACCACCAAGATACAATGAGCTTAATGGAATACGTGAAATATAATTTTGGTTATATGTATTCGTATTCTGAGCGCCCGGGAACTCTCGCAGGAAGAAAAATGGAAGATGATGTTCCGGAAGAAACGAAAGCGAGAAGATTACAGGAAATTGTCGATTTGCAACAAAAACACGCTTGGTTCCGCAGTGAGGAATTCGTGGGACAAATTGTTGAAGTTTTAGTCGAAAAAGTATCTAAAAAATCAACGGAAGAATTCTCAGGAAGAAACTCTCAAAGTATTACGGTAGTTTTCCCTAAAGAGAATTATAAAATTGGAGATTTTGTAAATGTAAAAATCACTAGTTGCACTTCTGGAACCTTAAAAGGTGAAGCGGTTGGGCTAAGCGCAATGAATTAA
- a CDS encoding GxxExxY protein, with protein MELYRKEEYYKIVGICMEIHRILGGGLLEIVYKDALEYEFKKHNIPFEREKKYDIQYKDIVLAHKFYADFVIYDEIILEIKASKEIIDEHTAQTINYLRLANSDLGIIINFNKKSLQHKRVIH; from the coding sequence ATGGAATTATATCGAAAAGAGGAATATTATAAAATTGTAGGTATTTGTATGGAAATCCATAGAATTCTTGGTGGTGGACTTCTTGAAATTGTTTACAAAGATGCATTGGAATATGAATTCAAAAAACATAATATTCCATTTGAACGTGAAAAAAAATATGATATTCAATACAAAGACATAGTTTTAGCACATAAATTCTATGCTGATTTTGTTATTTACGATGAAATTATTTTAGAAATAAAAGCATCTAAAGAAATTATAGATGAGCATACAGCTCAAACAATTAATTATTTAAGACTAGCTAATAGTGATTTGGGAATTATTATTAACTTTAATAAAAAGTCACTACAACATAAAAGAGTTATTCATTAG
- a CDS encoding sigma-54 dependent transcriptional regulator, whose amino-acid sequence METVQAIKQRFEIIGNDPKLNRAIEKAIQVAPTDISVMVTGESGVGKENIPRIIHSLSHRKHGKYIAVNCGAIPEGTIDSELFGHEKGAFTGATSTREGYFEVADGGTIFLDEVGELPLTTQVRLLRVLENGEFIKVGSSQVQKTNVRIVAATNVNLFNAIEKGKFREDLYYRLTTVEITLPPLRERNEDIHLLFRKFVADFAHKYKMPPLKLDDDAVQLLQKFRWNGNIRQLRNVAEQISVLETNRDISLATLQSYLPSNEGSNLPSVISDKKKDSDFSTERDILYKVLFDMKSDLNDLKKLTLELMKNGTSKVQDINPNLIQKIYGSQENESEIDFEEEPRTAVMTPTAREENYQMQDDNYLFAETIEEEEVLRLEQKEIEMIKKSLEKNKGKRKAAADELGISERTLYRKIKQFDL is encoded by the coding sequence ATGGAAACAGTTCAAGCAATAAAACAGCGATTTGAAATTATTGGAAATGATCCGAAATTGAATCGCGCTATCGAAAAAGCCATTCAGGTTGCTCCTACTGATATTTCGGTAATGGTAACTGGAGAAAGTGGTGTTGGTAAAGAAAATATTCCAAGAATAATCCATTCGCTTTCGCACAGAAAGCATGGTAAATATATTGCTGTAAACTGTGGTGCAATTCCGGAAGGAACGATTGACAGTGAACTTTTTGGTCACGAAAAAGGGGCTTTTACAGGCGCAACAAGTACGCGTGAAGGTTATTTTGAAGTAGCCGATGGCGGAACTATTTTCCTTGACGAAGTTGGTGAATTACCATTAACTACTCAAGTAAGATTACTTCGTGTTCTTGAAAATGGTGAGTTTATAAAAGTAGGTTCATCTCAGGTTCAGAAAACAAATGTTAGAATCGTTGCGGCAACAAACGTGAATTTATTCAATGCTATTGAAAAAGGAAAGTTTCGTGAGGATTTGTATTATCGTTTGACGACTGTTGAAATTACTTTACCGCCTTTACGCGAAAGAAACGAAGACATTCACTTATTATTCAGAAAATTTGTTGCCGATTTTGCGCATAAATACAAAATGCCTCCGTTGAAATTAGACGATGATGCCGTTCAGCTTTTGCAAAAATTCAGGTGGAATGGTAACATTCGTCAGTTGCGAAATGTAGCTGAACAAATTTCAGTTCTGGAAACTAATCGTGATATTTCATTGGCTACTTTACAATCTTATCTTCCTAGTAATGAAGGAAGCAATTTGCCTTCTGTAATTAGTGACAAGAAAAAAGACAGCGATTTTAGCACTGAAAGAGATATTTTGTACAAAGTGCTTTTTGATATGAAAAGTGATCTGAATGATTTAAAGAAACTCACTTTGGAATTGATGAAAAACGGAACATCAAAAGTGCAGGATATAAATCCGAATCTGATTCAGAAGATATATGGTTCTCAGGAAAATGAAAGCGAAATAGATTTTGAAGAAGAACCAAGAACTGCTGTAATGACACCAACAGCACGTGAAGAAAATTATCAAATGCAGGATGACAACTATTTGTTCGCCGAAACAATTGAGGAAGAAGAAGTTTTGCGTTTAGAACAAAAAGAAATCGAAATGATCAAAAAATCATTAGAGAAAAATAAAGGTAAACGAAAAGCTGCTGCAGATGAATTAGGCATTTCTGAACGAACTTTATATAGAAAAATTAAACAATTTGATTTGTAG
- a CDS encoding LptE family protein produces MKNLKYLLILLIATTFSGCNVYNFTGTGKIDAKTFQVNFFQNNADLVEPGIDRQFTLALQDLIMGQTNLNLVSNGGDLVYEGEIVDYRTTPMTATAVTSGGDVGAAQNRLTIRVQVRFTNKKKETDDFEKSFEFYYDFPGSGLPTGAILNEALKTIFERITQDIFNESLAKW; encoded by the coding sequence ATGAAAAACTTAAAATATCTTCTAATTCTATTAATAGCAACAACTTTTAGCGGTTGCAACGTTTATAATTTTACAGGAACAGGAAAAATTGACGCCAAAACTTTTCAGGTTAACTTTTTTCAAAATAATGCTGATTTAGTTGAGCCTGGAATCGACAGACAATTTACGCTTGCTCTTCAGGATTTAATCATGGGGCAAACGAACTTAAACTTAGTTAGTAATGGCGGAGATTTAGTTTATGAAGGAGAAATTGTAGATTACAGAACTACTCCTATGACGGCAACCGCTGTGACATCAGGTGGTGATGTAGGGGCAGCACAAAACCGTTTGACGATTCGTGTGCAAGTTAGGTTTACTAATAAAAAGAAAGAGACTGATGATTTTGAAAAGTCATTTGAATTTTACTATGACTTTCCGGGATCAGGTCTTCCAACGGGGGCTATTTTGAACGAAGCCCTCAAAACTATTTTTGAAAGAATTACTCAGGATATTTTTAATGAGTCACTTGCAAAATGGTAA
- a CDS encoding tetratricopeptide repeat protein, whose protein sequence is MNVTDYTYLMNKPDAITEKQTDALGSVLNEFPYFQSARALRLKGLYDQNSFKYNYALKVTAAHTCDRSVLFDFITSETFTSIQSEYYDQKLKHLLNITVFDSEIISTEQSKKVPEVRIDPIEKSILNSIKEATSVTFEKPVIIEEPTLDSFKEVTITFEEPTKIEQPKIETISEQAILDSFKEVSTLTFEKAIKAEEPKIELIDEQAILDSFKEVTKITFEEPVKTEGPIIEAISEQAILDSFKEVTTESFEETAQIEEPKIDAIIEQPLLTSDKEEAVATFDETEKIEEQKVDAIKVDAIIEQPILTSDKEETIATFEEPVKIEEQKVDSIVDQPVLTSDIEETNITFEEPAKIEEQKVDSIIEQPVKIATSTFFDETVDDEIPEVQIDSIEKSILNSSEETSTTIFEKTLEIEEPKEIEILETVKNAEENLEIGKPLDFSVNEKHSFQEWLQLAKTEPIDRTDETQEKETPQEEEKKTEEVTEIKVEEEELEEEKKKKAEIIDKFIETNPKISPIKQTAITPAVQFNINQEDNSYLMTETLARVYLEQKKYTKAIQAYEILILKYPEKISFFADRISDIKILQQNNNNN, encoded by the coding sequence ATGAACGTAACTGATTATACTTACTTAATGAACAAACCCGATGCTATTACTGAAAAGCAAACGGATGCATTAGGAAGTGTCTTGAATGAATTTCCGTATTTTCAAAGTGCACGCGCATTGCGATTAAAAGGACTTTATGATCAAAACAGCTTTAAGTATAATTATGCTTTAAAAGTTACTGCGGCTCATACTTGTGATCGTTCGGTTTTGTTTGATTTTATAACATCAGAAACATTTACTTCTATCCAAAGCGAATATTACGATCAAAAGCTGAAACATCTTTTGAATATTACTGTTTTTGACAGTGAAATAATTTCGACGGAACAAAGTAAAAAAGTCCCAGAAGTACGAATTGATCCAATTGAAAAATCAATTTTAAATTCTATTAAAGAAGCTACATCTGTTACTTTTGAAAAACCTGTAATCATTGAGGAACCAACTTTAGATTCTTTTAAAGAAGTAACAATAACTTTTGAAGAACCTACAAAAATAGAGCAACCTAAAATTGAAACCATTAGTGAGCAAGCAATTTTAGATTCTTTTAAAGAAGTTTCAACCCTAACTTTTGAAAAAGCTATAAAAGCAGAAGAACCTAAAATTGAGCTGATTGATGAGCAAGCAATTCTAGATTCTTTTAAAGAGGTTACAAAAATAACATTTGAAGAACCTGTAAAAACAGAGGGACCTATAATTGAAGCAATTAGTGAGCAAGCAATTTTAGATTCTTTTAAAGAAGTTACAACAGAATCTTTTGAAGAAACTGCACAAATTGAAGAACCTAAAATTGATGCTATAATTGAGCAACCTCTTTTAACTTCTGATAAAGAAGAAGCAGTTGCAACTTTTGACGAAACTGAAAAAATTGAGGAACAAAAAGTTGATGCTATAAAAGTTGATGCTATAATTGAGCAACCTATTTTAACTTCTGATAAAGAAGAAACAATTGCAACTTTTGAAGAGCCTGTAAAAATCGAGGAACAAAAAGTTGATTCTATAGTTGACCAGCCTGTTTTAACTTCTGATATAGAAGAAACAAACATAACTTTTGAAGAACCTGCAAAAATCGAGGAACAAAAAGTTGATTCTATTATTGAACAGCCTGTTAAAATAGCAACTTCGACATTTTTTGACGAAACAGTTGATGATGAAATTCCAGAAGTACAAATTGATTCAATTGAAAAATCAATTTTAAATTCAAGCGAAGAAACTTCAACAACAATTTTTGAGAAAACTTTAGAAATTGAAGAACCAAAAGAAATTGAAATTCTGGAAACTGTAAAAAATGCAGAAGAAAATCTGGAAATAGGAAAACCTTTGGATTTTTCGGTTAATGAGAAACACTCTTTTCAGGAATGGCTGCAATTAGCCAAAACTGAGCCTATTGACAGAACAGACGAAACTCAGGAAAAAGAAACTCCGCAAGAAGAAGAAAAAAAAACGGAAGAAGTAACTGAAATAAAAGTTGAAGAAGAAGAACTAGAAGAAGAGAAGAAAAAAAAAGCTGAAATAATCGATAAATTCATTGAAACAAACCCGAAAATTTCACCTATAAAACAAACTGCAATCACTCCAGCGGTACAATTCAACATAAATCAAGAGGATAATTCATATCTAATGACAGAGACTTTGGCACGAGTTTATCTGGAACAAAAAAAATATACAAAAGCAATACAAGCATATGAAATATTAATTTTGAAATATCCAGAAAAAATTAGTTTCTTTGCAGACCGTATTTCGGATATAAAGATTTTACAACAAAATAACAATAATAATTAA